One window of Burkholderia vietnamiensis LMG 10929 genomic DNA carries:
- the tssJ gene encoding type VI secretion system lipoprotein TssJ — translation MIRYALPLLASALLAGCAAAPLLGSAASAVMQAAGIGKPELPDSQKPPRNIGLTLAAASNLNAANDRKPLALVVRLYSLKDPTSFQQAPFDAFTDPTKEKAALGADLLNVREITLIPGQRYTATEKVSREAQAFGIVALFRDPAIQRWKLTFDPAKSEKSGIIIGLHNCAMTVTDGTVIAPQQGAPSQPLNLLSSVTCG, via the coding sequence ATGATTCGCTATGCGCTGCCGCTGCTCGCGAGCGCGCTGCTGGCCGGATGTGCGGCCGCCCCGTTGCTCGGCTCGGCCGCGAGCGCCGTGATGCAGGCCGCCGGCATCGGCAAGCCCGAGCTCCCGGATTCGCAGAAGCCGCCGCGCAACATCGGGCTTACGCTCGCGGCGGCGTCGAACCTGAACGCCGCGAACGATCGCAAGCCGCTCGCATTGGTGGTGAGACTCTACTCGCTGAAGGACCCGACTTCGTTCCAGCAGGCGCCGTTCGACGCGTTCACCGATCCGACCAAGGAAAAGGCCGCGCTCGGCGCCGATCTGCTGAACGTGCGCGAGATCACGCTGATTCCGGGCCAGCGCTATACGGCGACCGAAAAGGTGTCGCGCGAAGCGCAGGCATTCGGCATCGTCGCACTGTTCCGCGATCCGGCCATCCAGCGCTGGAAACTGACGTTCGACCCGGCAAAGTCGGAGAAATCCGGCATAATCATCGGCCTGCATAATTGCGCGATGACGGTCACCGATGGCACCGTGATCGCACCGCAACAGGGTGCGCCTTCGCAACCGCTGAATTTGCTTTCGTCGGTCACCTGCGGATAA